The Metabacillus litoralis genome contains a region encoding:
- a CDS encoding S-layer protein, with the protein MRRKTVKKLVGVSCIASMLLGSVVFMNNNEAKAEEITKTITIDGTKVDEHNRFKGFGTVTANNTSRLMLDYKEEHPKEYWEIMNKLFNKDTGAGLAHVKVELGGDVNSSSGTEPATMRYEDEPANVLRGAGFQFAADAKSINEDITVEILRWGEPRFSWNGASKGDYENRYQWYKQTIDAVYEEYGFKLDYVGISQNERAQNNNGKIELEWLKYFTSKIKEEPNYESDYQHIKLVAADGYRDTSTISSTLLEHQDLIEEIDVISSHYGLTGSNELTQLQNKLIADGKKPKEVWVSEGIAPMINARYRENMEPHYKGLGGKAGIIDVTSRIISVYSWTGATNNPLNAVSFDFQPSVAAFYEGSQYNPKHLISAYDPWSGFYEIDGGLQGVRHVMNFVGYDDHSTPENERWMYVKDATFSDGNFFDGGVDVDTSTHNYLTLKDPESDDYTTVFANNTKETRKYKIKAQNLNGKEDAPIYVWETRGADEGQNYDDNWFKLINTITPKDGEYEIEVKPYSIVTISTLDKKSEVKDFEYESEPVDVSKDTILPLPYKDDFEYNNYPVDEKGRSYVERRGGTPRYTTDQIGAFEVVQKATKQKTSGSAERVDLNIPDSKKHGNMLQQMMTPETIGADWAVWGGRDGTASTSNPNTTIGDHRWVNYKVSYDFLLDTHTPEEEGRSNYALIGVRQVKAGGADSHAPYNARVFSDGRYEILKLGKVEKSGTIENFNNKEWHNLAFEAKENVFTLYLDGAEIDSYTDEDYTVMAGRVALGSGYYETLIDNLRVDPIKGYTYQSDKYDSAQGKVYDSEEEALNNSDSLNPIGYVGDWNYTQAGFAHFNRTQMTARTDIPVWNGVTVGFGDSTSDQGTLNKVFYSGSWSSNSSNTWGSNGASFEIAFKGTEIRLFGVTNPSNGTADIYLDGELVGEANYLNNSSITQMVWSAENLEDKEHTLKVVSKDKYTSFTKAEITTTDPVLAVKNMGPTEIIKISDEAEIGNNENTVYAFRKNAAWGSNSTNAWANFDDDPYILINFTGSGIDYLAGTAEKSLYNFELDGVDVGDFAVDLKTGVRYSVRGLEEKPHTLKVSLKDNERKDTYMDYRGVNIYSTPEANSAKSSMIFDFEGSGFNLFGATPDALIDVYIDDLLIEENFRIYAKGDRLNSYHIRGLKDTKHTARIVVKGGTFTLDGIDVIKGKNKVEVDKEELQKLYDTHKDKNHKDYTKESWKVFHKALQTAKEALKNPQSTLEKVVAAQIALEAAVEGLVELEK; encoded by the coding sequence TTGAGGAGAAAAACAGTTAAAAAACTTGTAGGGGTATCTTGTATTGCCTCTATGCTTTTAGGTTCAGTGGTATTTATGAATAATAATGAAGCTAAAGCAGAAGAGATCACTAAAACAATTACAATTGATGGAACAAAGGTAGATGAACATAACCGATTTAAAGGATTTGGAACCGTTACAGCGAATAATACATCTCGTTTAATGTTAGATTACAAGGAAGAGCATCCTAAAGAATACTGGGAAATAATGAATAAGCTTTTTAATAAAGACACTGGAGCTGGTTTGGCACATGTGAAGGTAGAGTTAGGTGGAGATGTGAATTCTTCATCCGGAACTGAGCCGGCCACAATGAGATATGAGGATGAGCCTGCTAATGTTCTAAGAGGGGCAGGGTTTCAATTTGCTGCTGATGCAAAATCGATTAACGAAGATATTACAGTTGAAATTTTGCGTTGGGGGGAGCCGCGCTTTTCTTGGAATGGCGCTTCAAAAGGAGATTACGAAAATCGATATCAATGGTATAAACAAACGATTGATGCTGTGTATGAAGAATATGGCTTTAAGTTAGATTATGTGGGTATCTCTCAAAATGAACGTGCACAAAATAACAATGGAAAAATTGAGCTGGAGTGGCTTAAATACTTTACTTCAAAAATAAAAGAAGAGCCGAACTACGAAAGTGACTATCAGCATATTAAACTAGTTGCTGCAGATGGTTATCGTGATACATCGACAATAAGTTCTACATTGCTTGAGCATCAAGATTTGATCGAAGAAATTGATGTCATTAGTTCTCATTATGGTTTAACTGGATCAAATGAACTCACACAATTGCAAAATAAACTGATTGCTGATGGAAAGAAACCTAAGGAAGTTTGGGTTTCTGAGGGTATTGCTCCGATGATTAATGCTCGATATCGTGAAAATATGGAGCCACACTATAAGGGGCTTGGAGGTAAGGCTGGAATTATTGATGTTACATCACGAATCATTTCAGTCTATTCATGGACAGGGGCAACGAATAACCCACTAAATGCGGTTTCATTTGATTTTCAGCCGTCGGTTGCAGCATTTTATGAAGGTTCTCAGTATAATCCAAAACATCTCATTAGTGCATACGATCCTTGGTCAGGCTTTTATGAGATTGATGGAGGGTTACAAGGAGTACGTCACGTGATGAATTTTGTAGGATATGATGACCATTCTACACCTGAAAACGAGCGCTGGATGTATGTGAAGGATGCGACATTTAGTGACGGTAACTTTTTTGATGGAGGAGTAGACGTTGACACTAGTACTCATAACTATTTAACGTTAAAAGATCCAGAATCAGACGATTATACAACAGTGTTTGCAAATAACACGAAAGAAACTCGCAAATATAAAATAAAGGCTCAGAATTTAAATGGAAAAGAAGATGCACCGATTTATGTTTGGGAAACACGAGGAGCAGATGAAGGACAAAATTATGATGATAATTGGTTTAAGCTTATCAATACTATCACTCCAAAGGATGGAGAATATGAAATTGAGGTTAAACCTTATTCAATCGTAACTATTTCAACTTTAGACAAGAAATCAGAAGTGAAAGATTTTGAATATGAATCAGAGCCTGTTGATGTTTCAAAAGACACAATTTTACCTTTACCTTACAAGGATGATTTTGAATATAATAACTATCCTGTTGATGAAAAAGGCAGAAGTTATGTTGAGCGTCGCGGAGGAACACCAAGATACACAACAGATCAAATTGGAGCTTTTGAAGTAGTTCAAAAAGCAACAAAACAAAAAACGAGTGGAAGTGCTGAACGTGTTGATTTGAATATTCCAGATAGCAAAAAACATGGTAATATGCTTCAACAGATGATGACACCTGAGACGATCGGAGCAGATTGGGCAGTTTGGGGTGGTAGAGACGGTACAGCATCAACTAGTAATCCAAATACGACGATAGGTGATCATCGTTGGGTTAACTATAAAGTTTCTTATGACTTTTTACTAGATACTCATACACCTGAAGAAGAAGGTAGAAGTAATTATGCGCTTATAGGTGTGCGTCAAGTAAAAGCTGGTGGAGCAGATTCACATGCACCTTATAATGCACGCGTTTTTTCTGATGGTCGTTATGAAATTCTGAAGCTTGGCAAAGTTGAAAAAAGTGGAACGATTGAGAACTTCAATAATAAAGAGTGGCATAATCTAGCGTTTGAAGCAAAGGAAAACGTGTTTACACTTTATTTAGATGGAGCTGAAATTGACTCGTACACAGACGAAGATTATACAGTAATGGCTGGTAGAGTGGCGTTAGGTTCTGGTTATTATGAAACATTAATTGATAATTTACGTGTTGATCCAATAAAAGGATATACGTATCAATCAGATAAATATGACAGTGCACAAGGCAAGGTGTACGATTCAGAGGAGGAAGCTTTAAACAATTCCGATTCATTGAATCCGATTGGATATGTTGGTGACTGGAACTATACCCAAGCTGGATTTGCTCATTTTAACCGGACACAAATGACAGCACGTACAGATATTCCGGTTTGGAATGGGGTAACAGTAGGCTTCGGAGATTCGACAAGTGATCAAGGAACATTAAACAAGGTATTTTATTCAGGAAGTTGGTCATCAAACAGTTCCAACACTTGGGGATCAAATGGTGCTTCCTTTGAAATCGCATTTAAGGGTACTGAAATAAGGCTGTTTGGTGTGACTAACCCATCAAATGGAACAGCAGATATTTACCTTGATGGAGAGCTAGTAGGAGAAGCAAATTATTTAAACAACAGCTCCATTACGCAAATGGTTTGGTCTGCTGAGAATCTTGAGGATAAAGAGCACACACTTAAAGTTGTTTCTAAAGATAAATATACTAGTTTTACAAAAGCTGAAATTACGACAACGGATCCTGTATTAGCAGTTAAAAACATGGGACCAACTGAGATAATTAAAATATCAGATGAAGCAGAAATTGGAAATAACGAAAATACGGTTTATGCCTTTAGAAAAAATGCTGCTTGGGGATCTAACAGTACGAATGCATGGGCGAATTTCGACGATGATCCTTATATCTTAATCAATTTTACGGGATCAGGTATTGACTATCTTGCAGGCACAGCTGAAAAGTCACTTTATAATTTTGAGCTTGATGGAGTGGATGTCGGTGATTTTGCTGTCGATCTTAAAACGGGTGTAAGGTATTCTGTAAGAGGACTTGAAGAAAAACCACACACGTTGAAAGTATCATTAAAAGATAATGAGCGAAAAGACACGTACATGGATTACAGAGGAGTGAATATATACAGCACTCCTGAAGCGAATAGCGCAAAAAGTAGTATGATCTTTGATTTTGAAGGTTCAGGCTTTAACTTATTTGGTGCTACTCCAGATGCTTTAATCGATGTTTATATCGATGATCTTCTGATTGAAGAAAATTTCAGAATTTATGCAAAGGGAGACAGACTAAACTCTTATCACATTAGAGGCCTTAAAGATACTAAGCATACGGCAAGAATTGTTGTTAAAGGCGGCACATTTACCCTAGACGGAATTGATGTTATTAAAGGGAAAAATAAAGTGGAAGTAGATAAGGAAGAATTGCAGAAATTGTATGATACACATAAAGATAAAAACCATAAAGATTACACAAAGGAAAGCTGGAAAGTATTTCATAAGGCATTACAAACCGCAAAAGAAGCATTGAAAAATCCACAATCTACATTAGAAAAAGTAGTTGCAGCACAGATTGCCTTAGAAGCGGCAGTAGAGGGATTAGTTGAGCTTGAAAAGTAA
- a CDS encoding FixH family protein, translating into MRNLTSKGVVTVKKFKAILLLSFMLLILSACSLELKQDVAKQYKEEEPLMADIIIPDSLSTNRDTPFQVVLTQGEEKVDSADYVHFEIWKQDGSVKFEMEQAEEVGNGTFQLSKKLESEGLYFIKVHASSGDSIIMPQKQFIVGELSESELEFLQEGAVVEDGDGEHHH; encoded by the coding sequence ATGCGTAATTTGACAAGTAAGGGTGTTGTGACCGTGAAGAAATTTAAAGCTATACTTCTGCTCTCTTTTATGTTGTTGATACTCAGTGCCTGTTCACTGGAGCTTAAACAAGATGTTGCGAAGCAGTATAAAGAAGAAGAGCCCTTGATGGCCGATATTATCATACCAGATTCTCTTTCAACAAATCGCGATACACCATTTCAGGTTGTCCTTACTCAAGGTGAAGAAAAAGTAGACTCAGCAGACTATGTTCACTTTGAAATATGGAAGCAAGATGGTTCTGTAAAATTTGAAATGGAGCAAGCTGAAGAGGTAGGAAATGGAACGTTTCAGTTAAGTAAAAAACTAGAGAGTGAAGGGTTGTACTTTATTAAAGTACATGCGAGTAGTGGCGATTCAATTATTATGCCTCAAAAACAGTTTATTGTAGGGGAGCTTTCGGAAAGTGAGCTGGAGTTTCTTCAGGAAGGTGCTGTAGTAGAGGATGGTGATGGGGAGCATCATCATTAG
- a CDS encoding PepSY-associated TM helix domain-containing protein: protein MEAVPIKTKKQTIKKTNPSLYKTVWRWHFYAGIIFAPFLMILAITGAVYLFKPQIEQLLYQEYYEVNPQGEKISATQQIETVKNEYPDAVVSKYRPGESDSRSSEVTISSNNETLTVFVNPYTAEVIGELNSEDRIMNKIEEIHGELMVGTIGDRIVELAACWAIVLIVTGLYLWFPKKKQDLSGVLIPRLNKGKKIFRRDLHVVPAFWVTAGMLFLILTGLPWSGFWGTNFQTIATNAGTGYPPSVWVGSAPTSIVQTKDVADVPWAAETLDVPKSDLQGFIPLQIDDVVDIANREGMHPTYTINIPSDKEGVYTLSAFPPRAQDEATIHVDQYSGAVLADYRYDHYGFVGKMVALGVTLHKGTQFGFLNQLLSLFICLGIILVVASGIYLWLKRKPKKEMGTPTSTRMFKMGPFFVLIIGLSILFPLVGLSIIAVWIIDLLIIQRIPVVKRFLNA, encoded by the coding sequence ATGGAAGCAGTCCCAATTAAAACAAAGAAGCAAACGATAAAGAAGACAAATCCATCCCTTTACAAGACTGTTTGGCGATGGCATTTTTATGCGGGGATTATTTTTGCCCCTTTTCTAATGATATTAGCAATTACAGGAGCCGTTTATTTATTTAAACCACAGATTGAACAACTGCTCTATCAGGAATATTATGAGGTAAATCCACAAGGTGAAAAAATTTCAGCAACACAGCAAATTGAGACAGTTAAAAATGAGTATCCTGACGCTGTTGTGAGTAAATATCGTCCAGGTGAAAGTGATTCAAGATCAAGTGAAGTAACGATTTCATCTAATAATGAAACTTTGACAGTGTTTGTTAATCCTTACACTGCAGAGGTAATCGGAGAGTTAAATAGTGAAGACAGGATCATGAATAAAATTGAGGAGATTCATGGTGAGTTAATGGTAGGTACAATCGGTGACCGAATAGTTGAGTTAGCTGCTTGCTGGGCAATTGTTCTTATTGTAACTGGACTTTATTTATGGTTTCCAAAAAAGAAGCAAGATTTATCAGGAGTATTGATCCCTAGATTAAACAAAGGGAAAAAGATTTTCCGAAGAGACTTACATGTAGTTCCAGCTTTTTGGGTAACAGCAGGGATGTTATTTTTAATTTTAACAGGCTTACCATGGTCAGGATTCTGGGGTACTAACTTCCAAACCATTGCAACAAATGCTGGGACGGGCTACCCACCTTCTGTTTGGGTTGGGAGTGCTCCAACATCAATCGTTCAAACAAAGGATGTAGCAGATGTTCCATGGGCCGCAGAAACCTTGGATGTACCAAAATCTGATCTGCAAGGCTTTATTCCACTCCAAATCGACGATGTTGTTGACATTGCAAATCGTGAAGGAATGCATCCAACTTATACAATTAATATCCCAAGTGATAAAGAAGGGGTATATACGTTGTCAGCCTTTCCTCCAAGAGCTCAGGATGAAGCAACAATTCATGTTGATCAATACTCAGGAGCAGTTCTAGCCGATTATCGTTATGACCACTATGGTTTTGTCGGTAAGATGGTTGCGCTAGGAGTCACCTTGCATAAAGGTACTCAATTTGGTTTTCTGAACCAGCTATTAAGTCTTTTCATTTGTTTAGGTATTATTCTTGTTGTGGCAAGCGGGATTTACCTATGGTTGAAGCGTAAGCCTAAAAAGGAAATGGGTACACCAACATCAACACGAATGTTCAAGATGGGACCATTTTTCGTGTTAATAATTGGATTAAGTATTTTGTTCCCACTTGTTGGCTTATCCATCATCGCCGTATGGATCATTGACTTGCTTATCATTCAAAGAATACCTGTTGTGAAGAGGTTTTTAAATGCGTAA